The following DNA comes from Hippoglossus hippoglossus isolate fHipHip1 chromosome 12, fHipHip1.pri, whole genome shotgun sequence.
CTGGCTTTCCTTGGAAaatgctgccctctgctgtgtagaaaagtaaaaataaaaatgcatgcTAGAAAACAAATCATCAGCCATTTTATATAACAACTGTTGTGTAAGagacaaaatgccaaaaatgTACATCAACATAATACCCAACAATTTATCTTTATAGAGGAGCATGTCAGGACAAAAGAGCGTCTCCTTTAATCACACAGAGCCTCTCTCCTCTACCGACTGGTTATCTGTCCCTCTGTTCTCCTTCGGCAgggccttctcctcctcttcttcttggcTGCTGCCCTGCTGACTGCGCCGAACTCCCTCTGAGGCCTTCAGTCGTCTCCGGTTGCGCAGACTCTCCTCCGGGTaggagaccacagacagaggCAGCCTGCAGATGGCTGGGATCTCGGAGGAAacgaggaggaagatgagagtGGACAGGCAGAAAGGCCACGTGCAGGCGGGTAATGCGAGCTGAGAGGGTAGGACGTCGAGGGAGAGCAGAGTGTGACACACGATACGAGAGACATCTGGATTTTCAGATGATGCTTATAGACTCATGGGAACAAAGTTTTATACGTACCACGGACATCAGTCTTGAGGTCGCCGAAGTCATGTATGCAGAGAAAAGTGCTGGAAAGAACAATTTCACGGTTTTTatggaaaacattttgtgtGAGGCATATGAAGACAGTGATCGTTTTGTTAATCTCACCACATATGACAGCCAGTAAATGGGTTTGCCACGTTATAACATAGAAGACGCCTCCAACAGCGATACAGGACAGAGCGCTGTTATATCCCCACAGCCCTGAGTAAATATCCCAGAGAGGAGCAGCCAGAGCAAGGCCTGCACCACAAATCAGAGGGAGAACAGTATCAAGGCAATGTTTCATTCAACAGCAAACAACtgctcaaaacaaacaattgtgtcaacacacacacaaagtatgAAGCATTATTCCTAAAAACATGCCATGGTTCATTCACCATAATTCAATGGTGCCCTTTGAAGAGCCACAGCtcccactgcagcctcagaagACACGATgcatatttatatgcaaatgaGTCTTTTTTACCCGTCAACACGCCAGCAGCCGAGCCCACCATGGCATGAAGACAGATAGTcggagaggagagcagcaggCCCAGAAGGATGACACCTCCTGTCCAGGGACTGTCGCAGCCGTACACCTGGCCAACGCCAACTGGCACCGACAGGAATAGCTGCGAATGGAAAGCCTcagttttctgacatttcaaacaATTAGAACAGGTTGGTAATTGAGATGACATATGCAGGGGAAATAGACACCGCAGTAATTTAGATTTGAAGAGCTAGAGGCGTGATTCCTGTTGAACCTGAAAGATGTTGAGGCTTTCAGTGGAGTCATTACGGGGGTGTTGATGGTTATGTGGCTGGATATCCACCTAGAATTAAAGGAAAAGAAGATTTAATTTGCATCCaaacaatgtaaatgtacaTTCTTGTGTGTAGCAGGGCTGGAATATACCTGTGGAAAGTAGGGATGATTGGCTCCTGTAGCTGCCACATGTAGACACACCAAAATATTAAAGGGCAGGGTGAATATTGGGAGGTCCCATTTGCTGGCAACTGTGGACAAGGCACTGGAGACAACTGGGCTATGGACAGAGACCAGTAGATATGTTATTGGTGGGAGGAGAGTGTGATtcttcacatttacattatgGGCAGAGCTCTATGGAGCATTTTgaactggaatggcactcagagagcactTTCCCTGAATTCACTAGAACCAAacctaaatatgccagattttttccatcaagatccatgaattagcCTTcgagaaatcaatgaaaaacgtcctatctcacaatgtcaaacaaagtgaaaaaaaagaatatccTGGATCTACCCCCTTATCCAGATAGGCACCAAAATATACCAGGTTTTTACCACagtctgtagtttttgtgtaatcctgctaactaacaagcaaacaaacagtaTGAAACTGCAGTACAATTACCTCCATTGTGTATGATACTGTAGTATCTCTATAAAGTAGTAGCAGGTCTGTTCTGCTCTTTATTCGACttgagttcacacacacaatcatttgtTCACTATGACTTAAAGATGCATCGTTTACTATAAattactataaaaaaaaatcaaaaatttCAATTCTGGTTAGAAATGAGAATCCTCTTCTAAAATCATGGACCCATTGTcgttcattttgtttgtctggtagTCAGGATacaggaattgttttttttttcactttctttaacattgcaaggcattttcacagatttcccagggaataattcaaggatcttgatggaaaaaatctgATACATTAAGGAAAGTGAAAACTATTAGTGTGtgctatttggtgcagcttgttgtTGAGTGAATTCAAATTTTTAGGCAAACTATAGAATCAGATCATCTTCAGAAGAGAAGTCTCACCACAACATGGACATGAACACGTTTGGCAGTAGAAGCCACCAGTACCAGTTTCCTCTGGCAGAGAAAACAGCCATCAGTATGCCGACCAAAGCTCCATTGTAGCCGTACAAACCTGCTGATATGGCCTCCCTGAGGAGAGAGCGACAGACGTACCCGACATAAGTGCAAAACACACTTTAATgagaaacacactgtgaaaGCTAAAGAAAGCGTAGCCTCGGGGGAAAGAGGTGTCATGCTGTGAAGAAAATTATCTGTTTTTGTGCCCTGGGATGAAGTCAAATAAGGATGAGGAGATGACACCTGCTTTGTCCCAGAAAGATGGCAGACACGGTGGAGACGAGGGTCCCCAGCAGACTGTTCAGAGCCCACCAGGGGTTCTGCAGGAAGAGGCCGGCCGTGATGAGGAGGCCGCTCAGAGGGTTGTTGACAAACATGACCTGGGCCATGCCTCGTAAAATCCAGTCCAGCAGCTGGATCATCACATTCTGTCCTGTCGTAGAAGACAGTGATGTCTTTTCAATCAGATAAGCTCAAATGTCAAATTggacaaatatttgtatattctaATATTTCGACTAGACTAGGTTTATTAAACTTGGGAGCAGGGCCATGCTTCAACCACATCTCTAACCACCTGTTAAGCCTAAATGGGTCAACCCATTATGTTCTGCTTGTTTCCTTCATCCATTCACCCTTCTACCTCACCCGTCTCTCTGCTCATCCTTatccacatcccttcatccttttTCCTACTTCCCTCATCCTCATTAACCCACATCCCTTCGTCTTGTTTCCCCCCATGTCCCTTTATcatttccctccttctcttatCCGAGCTCAAATCCTTTCATAcacttttccctccctccctcccttcctcatCCGTTCTGTGTTCAATTTGGTGTATGCCTGTCATTTTCATCTTCTAGGTACAGGATGTGGATGCCTGTAATAATCTCAGCTGGAAGGATCCCTGAGACAGAGCCCGTACACTGAGTCtccagtgtgtcctcagtcacatCAACCCTTCCCTCAACATCCAATTTAGCAATTTcctttaaaaagtttaaattacATAATGCTGTGTCGTGGTCCGTGCTACTGAAACCAAGTATAATAGATATGCTGAGAAGATTGGACACCTACTTGACACCCATTTTCTGCACAGGCGCATGTCCCCTGTGAAAAGTCCCAGagttctgcagagagagaagttTCCTGGAGCTTCTTCACATGACGGCTGGTTGCTGTCGTCCATACCTGCTGTCATTAAAGTTGATTGCAGTTGTCATTCTGCGATATGAAGTATAaggtttatgaaaaaactatTGTCTTACAatcatttcagtttcagttgAAACTAAAGTGCATATTTGGCTGTGGAAATTGACGATGCCACGTGGGTCTCCCCACAGCTGTCAGAGATGAACCACTCAACAGACTGGCTCCACTGCACTGATTGCTCCCTGGTAGAGGGGGAGGTTCTGTCTGAGAACCTCCACGCCCACGTGGGCCTTCTCATTTTGAGCCACTGTGGCTCAAGAAGTGTAAATGTCAATTTTTGCGTCCAGTACTTTGGCTCAAACTGGAATGTCTCAACTATTAGATGGAAGAAGATGTCGGTTGAAAATCCCACAGATAAttcaaaacatgtattttacacttagtattgATACTTTCAAGTAAAACAACTTTTtgaatgatcatctttaaatgtagaaataaacgtGTTTGCCGCACTTTGTGCTGTAAGGTGCGGCTCTGCTTCTATTTACATTTACTacaggtcgggctgttcctgctACCCTTGCTCGTCTCATCTCTCCGCcgcgagcgcaatgcatgatggtacatattgctcggttagtgaccatcggttgtgcgctacttttcacgatgcattgtgggaaacaatgagtgcactatatagggtataaaaactcactatatagtgatttcggacacagccacAGTCCCAGTCCcacttgttattgtttgatgcttaacaaagttacaaagcTTCACCTGTGTGATATTAATCAACATTTGTCCACATGTTCATTAACTGTGTTTCTCTGATCTCCATAATTTAGACCCAGAAATTGTCAGATATTCTCTTCCTCTGCCGCTCACAAATTAGACACGTTGATTTGCTCCATGCACACAAACTAAATCGGCATGAACATGAACGTCTTTGTTCCCTGAGGAGGGAACAGCTCCAACAGAGAAGCGTGAGTTCAAATCCAAACCTCGCTGCCAATTTGccccacagttttttttaatgcattttatttttacatttttcgaAGAAGTGATCAAAGCAGATTTGCAGAGAAAAGCTTCCTGCTGCTACCGTCAACATCCTCAGTCGCAGTTCTCTGCACGATagtctgagtgtgtttatgttgttcATTGAGCAGAGGAGCTCTTGATCTTTCCACTCGGCTGGTGGCTTCTTTTCTTCTGCGCTACAATGCTTCTTATGAGAGTCAACAAATACGAAGGCTACAGAAACTTTTCAGATAAAGTTAAGTAACCAAATGATCAGTTACATCTCTTGTAAACTGTGATCCTCGTGTTGTTACTTTGCAAATCTTAATTTCTTCATGattgctttgtgttgtttggattgcttttccttttgtgtcagtgttttgaTGATGCCAGGGCAagttcctttttttcctcacagctctgcagattactgcttttgtttaaaaaattaggtctcacacacattcacttttgCATTCCAGGTCCATGCTCATGCATTCATGTTAGAATCAGGGTGGCTTGTTGAGTCGTATGCAAATTAAAATTCACCCAATCTCTTTGTTcaa
Coding sequences within:
- the LOC117772144 gene encoding urea transporter 2-like isoform X2, with product MDDSNQPSCEEAPGNFSLCRTLGLFTGDMRLCRKWVSRQNVMIQLLDWILRGMAQVMFVNNPLSGLLITAGLFLQNPWWALNSLLGTLVSTVSAIFLGQSREAISAGLYGYNGALVGILMAVFSARGNWYWWLLLPNVFMSMLCPVVSSALSTVASKWDLPIFTLPFNILVCLHVAATGANHPYFPQVDIQPHNHQHPRNDSTESLNIFQLFLSVPVGVGQVYGCDSPWTGGVILLGLLLSSPTICLHAMVGSAAGVLTGLALAAPLWDIYSGLWGYNSALSCIAVGGVFYVITWQTHLLAVICALFSAYMTSATSRLMSVLALPACTWPFCLSTLIFLLVSSEIPAICRLPLSVVSYPEESLRNRRRLKASEGVRRSQQGSSQEEEEEKALPKENRGTDNQSVEERGSV
- the LOC117772144 gene encoding urea transporter 2-like isoform X1 yields the protein MTAGMDDSNQPSCEEAPGNFSLCRTLGLFTGDMRLCRKWVSRQNVMIQLLDWILRGMAQVMFVNNPLSGLLITAGLFLQNPWWALNSLLGTLVSTVSAIFLGQSREAISAGLYGYNGALVGILMAVFSARGNWYWWLLLPNVFMSMLCPVVSSALSTVASKWDLPIFTLPFNILVCLHVAATGANHPYFPQVDIQPHNHQHPRNDSTESLNIFQLFLSVPVGVGQVYGCDSPWTGGVILLGLLLSSPTICLHAMVGSAAGVLTGLALAAPLWDIYSGLWGYNSALSCIAVGGVFYVITWQTHLLAVICALFSAYMTSATSRLMSVLALPACTWPFCLSTLIFLLVSSEIPAICRLPLSVVSYPEESLRNRRRLKASEGVRRSQQGSSQEEEEEKALPKENRGTDNQSVEERGSV
- the LOC117772144 gene encoding urea transporter 2-like isoform X3; protein product: MTAGMDDSNQPSCEEAPGNFSLCRTLGLFTGDMRLCRKWVSRQNVMIQLLDWILRGMAQVMFVNNPLSGLLITAGLFLQNPWWALNSLLGTLVSTVSAIFLGQSSPVVSSALSTVASKWDLPIFTLPFNILVCLHVAATGANHPYFPQVDIQPHNHQHPRNDSTESLNIFQLFLSVPVGVGQVYGCDSPWTGGVILLGLLLSSPTICLHAMVGSAAGVLTGLALAAPLWDIYSGLWGYNSALSCIAVGGVFYVITWQTHLLAVICALFSAYMTSATSRLMSVLALPACTWPFCLSTLIFLLVSSEIPAICRLPLSVVSYPEESLRNRRRLKASEGVRRSQQGSSQEEEEEKALPKENRGTDNQSVEERGSV